The genomic stretch TGCTGAAAAAGCTGGGTGCCAACCTCGGCTAATCCCCGCCACTTTCGACTCCACACCCCCGGCCCCCTCTGGCATCCCCAGAGACCAGCCGGGGGTGTTTTGTTTTAAAAGCTCACCCTCCCGCAAAGCGTCCTGTACTGCGCCAGTCCTCTGGCGCTTTCGATAAGCTCTCACGCCCCCGTCCGCCCCTTGCCACACTTCCTGTTAATCCTGCCATCCTGTTAATCCTGTAAAAACGGCCCCCATTCCACCCCCGATCCCCGTCCACCCCCAACACCTCAAACCACGGGACTTGGCAAGTCCCGCTCCTTGGGCAACCCATCATGACCGCAGAGCTTATCGAAAGCTCATTCGCCTCCGCAGCCCCCAAAACCCCACGCCCTGGCGGGCGCAGCCACACCGCCGCAAAGCGTCCTGGACTGCGCCAGTCCTCTGGCGCTTTCGATAAGCTCTCACGCCCCCATCCGCCATGGAGCGCGGGCGTCTCGCCTGCCGTTTCACGCGTCTCGCGGGAAACCGTTCTCCCACCCCGCAGCCCATGCCTGGCACCCCACAGCAGCCACCTCGGTTCATGGTCTTCGGCGGGACGCCGAACACAGCACGCGAGACGCGTGCGCTCCATCTAAAACCCCCGTCCGCCCCCTTGCCACACTTCCTGTTAATCCTGCCATCTTGTTAATCCTGTAAAAAAGCCCGCTCACTTCCCCCGATCCCCGTCCACCCCCAACACCTCAAACCACGGGACTTAGCAAGTCCCGCTCCTTGGGCCTTTCCCTCCACCACTCCATCCCCACAAAAAAGGGTGAAGACGAAAACCGTCTCCACCCTCAAAACCTAACCAACAACGCAACAAAGAATCACACTGGGTTCGCCGAGAGGTCCTTGTTGAAGAACACCTTGATGTACTTCATTCCCTTGTTGTCATCGTAGCCGCGCTCCAGCACCGGCTCATTCTCCGTCGAGAGCGTGGACTTCACATGGATTTCCACCCCCGTGTCCAGCTTCAGCACGGCGCTGATGCGCTTCTTCGCCTTCGACACATCCTTCTTGGAAATCTCAAACGAAGTCTCCAGCGGCTGCCCCTGCTCCTCCTCCAGGCGGGCACGCTGTTCGTGGAATTTCGTCTTCGCCTCAGGCGTCTTCAGCACTTCATCCTCGAACTCCTGCAGGTCGAATTTCTCACGCTCTTCGAAGTACTCCAGTGCACCGCGCGCCGCATTGCAGGTCTCCCAGGGCGGCGTGTCATCCGCAGGCTTTTCCTCCTCCAGAAACTCCACCGCCATCTTCGTGTACGCATTCGTCAGGAAGGCCGCATCCGGCACCGCCTCCACCCCCAAAAAGTCACGCACCCAGAAGCGCGAATCCGAGCCGCTGCGGTCAAAAGTCAGCACGTAGTAGCCCTTCTTCGACCAGTAGTCCAAGATCAAGCAGCCCTTGTCGATCTTGTCCGGGTTGATCCCCTGCTCCGTCGAAATTTGCAGGTCGCCATCCTTCGTGGAGATGCTCAAAAACGGCACCACGCTCTCGGATTTCAGGATGCACAGCCCCTGCACAAATTCGCCCTCCACTTGCGCCTCCTTGATGTGCGCGATGCACAGGTCACCGGCCTTGATGTTCGGGTGGTTCGACTTCGAATACAGGCGCTTGGCGATCTCCACCCCGCGCTGGTACAGGCCGTCCTTCGTTTCAAAGATGGCCTTCACGCAGGTATTCATCTCATGCTGGTCCAGCGAGGAATGATGCGTGAACCGATGCGCCATCAGGTTCTTAAACGGCTTCAGAAAAATGGCCGTCAGCGAGGGCTGGTCCTCCTCAGAAATCGGGAACACTTCCTTCGAAGTCTCCAGCGGCTCCTCCCGCTGGGGATTCCCGACCTTGGCAAGGACGACGTGGGTGGCAGAGGCAGTATTGAGACGGATCTTAACGGACATGGGGGGTCCGAGTCTAAAAAGGAAATGCC from Prosthecobacter algae encodes the following:
- a CDS encoding nucleoid-associated protein yields the protein MSVKIRLNTASATHVVLAKVGNPQREEPLETSKEVFPISEEDQPSLTAIFLKPFKNLMAHRFTHHSSLDQHEMNTCVKAIFETKDGLYQRGVEIAKRLYSKSNHPNIKAGDLCIAHIKEAQVEGEFVQGLCILKSESVVPFLSISTKDGDLQISTEQGINPDKIDKGCLILDYWSKKGYYVLTFDRSGSDSRFWVRDFLGVEAVPDAAFLTNAYTKMAVEFLEEEKPADDTPPWETCNAARGALEYFEEREKFDLQEFEDEVLKTPEAKTKFHEQRARLEEEQGQPLETSFEISKKDVSKAKKRISAVLKLDTGVEIHVKSTLSTENEPVLERGYDDNKGMKYIKVFFNKDLSANPV